One part of the Synechococcales cyanobacterium T60_A2020_003 genome encodes these proteins:
- a CDS encoding phycobilisome rod-core linker polypeptide, which produces MTLPLLDYAPTSQNQRVASFEVPGDEYPRIYTTDNCHSSSELETLIQAAYRQVFNEQQLLVHNRQILLESKLKHGLITVREFIRGLATSDTFRDRNYAPNSNYRFVQMCIQRLLGRDVYSDREKFAWSTVLATQGLYGFIDALLDSDEYMTQFGNDTVPYQRRRILPQQISGELPFARMPRYDADYRQKLVDLGHNFEGGSGQGYRWDWQKPPYPQPVRTLGAAIAYGGAAFVGLLAIATILSWFGWLNL; this is translated from the coding sequence ATGACTTTACCGTTGCTAGATTATGCCCCCACAAGCCAAAACCAGCGGGTGGCTAGTTTTGAGGTTCCCGGTGATGAATACCCTCGCATTTACACCACCGATAACTGCCATTCCAGCAGCGAATTAGAAACCTTGATTCAGGCCGCCTATCGCCAAGTCTTTAATGAACAACAACTTTTAGTCCATAATCGCCAAATTCTTTTAGAGTCCAAGCTTAAGCACGGTCTGATTACTGTTCGCGAATTTATTCGGGGACTCGCAACCTCAGACACCTTCCGCGATCGCAACTATGCTCCCAATAGCAACTATCGGTTTGTGCAAATGTGTATTCAGCGTTTGCTGGGTCGTGACGTGTACAGCGATCGCGAAAAATTTGCCTGGTCAACCGTTCTCGCCACCCAAGGTCTCTACGGCTTTATTGATGCCTTGCTAGACAGCGACGAATACATGACCCAGTTTGGCAACGATACTGTTCCCTATCAGCGGCGACGCATCTTGCCCCAGCAAATTTCGGGCGAACTTCCCTTTGCTCGGATGCCCCGCTACGACGCCGACTATCGCCAGAAGCTTGTAGACCTTGGCCACAACTTTGAAGGTGGATCGGGTCAAGGCTACCGTTGGGATTGGCAAAAACCTCCCTATCCCCAACCTGTGCGGACGCTAGGAGCAGCGATCGCTTACGGAGGAGCGGCTTTTGTAGGACTGCTGGCGATCGCCACGATCCTCTCTTGGTTTGGGTGGCTGAATTTGTAG